The proteins below are encoded in one region of Sebastes fasciatus isolate fSebFas1 chromosome 16, fSebFas1.pri, whole genome shotgun sequence:
- the stag2a gene encoding cohesin subunit SA-2a isoform X1, translated as MIAAQDLHTEFQFPQEAESQLSSDTDLEDLDGKNAKTGKGMAAKKRKKALGDKAKGGGGGRAPGLGRVNGHHQENGMENMTLFEVVKMGKSATQSVVDDWIEAYKNDKDVALLDLINFFIQCSGCKGAVSGEMFRHMQNSEIIRKMTEEFDEDSGDYPLTMSGPQWKKFRISFADFIAVLVRQCQYSIIYDEYMMDTLISLLTGLSDSQVRAFRHTSTLAAMKLMTALVNVALNLSINMDNTQRQYEAERNKVVAKRANDRLELLLQKRKELQENQDEIENMMNAIFKGVFVHRYRDAIAEIRAICIEEIGMWMKLYSDAFLNDSYLKYVGWTMHDKQGEVRLKCLNALQGLFYSRELGARLELFTSRFKDRIVSMTLDKEYDVAVQAIKLLTLVLQSSDEVLTAEDCESVYHLVYSAHRPIAVSAGEFLFKKLFSHRGPEEEGLPRRGRQSLNGSLLKTTVFFFLESELHEHGAYLVDSLWDCGSELLKDWETMISLLLDEPVPGEEALTDRQETALVEIMLCAIRQACECHPPVGRGTGKRVLSAKEKKTQLDDRTRITEMFAVALPLLLAKYCVDIDKVTNLLQIPKYFDLDIYTTGRLEKHLDALLRQIWEVQDKHTDTEVLEACSTTYHSLCNEEFTIFNRVDIARSQLLDELTDKFNRLLEDFLQEGEEPDEDDAYQVLSTLKKISAFHNAHDLSKWDLFTSNYRLLNTGLQNGDMPEQIVIHAMQCTHYIILWHLAKVSDGSSLKGDMVTLRKQMRAFCLMCQRYLNGINNAVKEQAFTILCDLLLIFSHQIMSSGREQLEPLVYTPDSSLQADLLNFILDQVFIDQDDDNNSTDGQQDDEASKIEALHKRRNLLAAYCKLIVYNVVEMNTGADIFKQYMRYYNDYGDIIKETMSKTRQIDRVQCAKTLVLSLQTLFNDMLSELGFNVDRSTSAFCGIKELARRFSLTFGLDQVKTREAIAMLHKDGIEFAFKEPSPQGQGYPPLNLAFLDILSEFSSKLMRQDKRTIHAYLERFMTVQMALQREDCWLPLISYRNSLQAGGDDDTMSVISGISSRGSTRSKKSKPAAASKRKLPEAEENSCSSSDAVWMSREQNVQTPVMMHSPHLTSAVLRDPKTMRPEDSYAAAFTMPTEQHPHQPVPPQQQPHNHHQAAIDYNTQVTWMLTQRQQAEACQQQERVSMHYAKMKNHMQQTIRRGSGLMEDDEEPIVEDVMMSSEDRLEDINEGMDFDTMDIDLPASKNRRERTELKPDYFDPSSIMDDSVLNVSMF; from the exons ATGATAGCAGCGCAGGATTTGCACACAGAGTTTCAATTTCCTCA AGAGGCAGAATCTCAGTTGTCTTCAGATACTGACCTTGAGGATCTTGATGGCAAAAATGCAAAGACAGGAAAGGGCATG GCTGCCAAGAAAAGGAAGAAGGCGCTTGGAGACAAGGCCAAaggtgggggaggagggagggccCCCGGCCTTGGCAGGGTGAATGGCCATCATCAGGAGAACGGGATGGAGAACATGACCCTGTTCGAGGTGGTGAAAATGGGAAAGAGTGCCACACAG TCTGTTGTTGATGACTGGATCGAGGCATACAAAAACGACAAGGACGTTGCACTCTTGGACTTAATCAACTTCTTCATTCAATGTTCTGGCTGTAAAG GCGCTGTGAGTGGAGAGATGTTCAGACATATGCAGAACTCCGAAATCATCCGAAAAATGACAGAGGAGTTTGATGAG GACAGCGGCGACTATCCATTAACTATGTCAGGACCACAGTGGAAGAAATTCAGGATAAGCTTCGCTGACTTCATTGCTGTTCTGGTGCGTCAGTGTCAGTACAGCATCATCTACGACGAGTACATGATGGACACACTCATCTCGCTGCTCACCGGCCTGTCTGACTCACAGGTCAGGGCGTTCAGACATACAAGCACACTAGCAG CCATGAAGTTGATGACGGCCTTGGTGAACGTTGCTCTCAACCTGAGCATCAATATGGACAACACGCAGAGACAGTATGAGGCGGAGAGGAACAAGGTTGTTGCAAAAAGGGCTAATGATAGGTTGGAGCTCCTGTTACAGAAGCGTAAAGAG CTTCAAGAAAATCAAGATGAAAttgaaaacatgatgaatgcaATTTTCAAAGGAGTGTTTGTTCACAGATATCG CGATGCCATTGCTGAGATCCGAGCCATTTGTATTGAGGAGATAGGAATGTGGATGAAGCTGTACAGTGACGCCTTCCTCAATGACAGTTACCTGAAGTATGTTGGCTGGACAATGCATGACAAG CAAGGTGAAGTGCGACTGAAGTGCTTGAATGCCCTACAAGGCCTGTTCTACAGCAGGGAGCTCGGTGCACGACTGGAGCTCTTCACAAGTCGCTTCAAG GACCGCATTGTGTCGATGACTCTAGACAAGGAATATGATGTTGCAGTTCAAGCCATTAAACTTCTGACACTTGTCTTGCA GAGTAGTGATGAGGTTCTGACAGCAGAGGACTGTGAGAGCGTATATCATCTGGTTTACTCGGCACATCGACCCATCGCTGTTTCAGCGGGAGAATTTCTGTTTAAGAA GCTCTTCAGCCATCGTGGTCCTGAGGAGGAGGGATTACCCAGGAGGGGCAGGCAGAGCCTCAATGGCAGTCTTCTCAAGACaactgtcttcttcttcttggagaGTGAG CTCCATGAACATGGGGCGTACTTGGTGGATAGCTTGTGGGACTGTGGGTCAGAGCTGCTGAAGGACTGGGAGACAATGATCAGCCTGCTGCTGGATGAGCCCGTGCCAGGAGAGGAGG CCCTCACTGATCGCCAGGAAACGGCTTTGGTTGAGATCATGCTCTGTGCCATCCGGCAGGCTTGCGAATGCCACCCTCCGGTGGGCAGAGGCACAGGAAAGAGG GTCCTGTCTGcaaaggagaagaaaacacagctGGATGATCGGACACGGATCACAGAAATGTTTGCAGTTGCATTGCCTCTGCTATTGGCTAAG TACTGCGTTGATATCGATAAGGTGACCAATTTGCTACAAATACCAAAGTACTTTGATCTTGACATCTACACAACTGGCCGGTTGGAAAAG CATCTGGATGCCTTGTTGCGGCAAATCTGGGAGGTCCAGGATAAGCACACAGACACTGAGGTCCTGGAGGCCTGCTCCACCACCTACCACTCTCTCTGCAACGAAGAGTTCACCATCTTCAACCGCGTGGACATCGCCCGCTCCCAGCTTCTcgatgagcttacagacaagTTCAATAGACTCCTGGAGGACTTCCTGCAAGAG GGTGAAGAACCAGATGAGGATGATGCCTACCAGGTTCTATCTACACTCAAGAAGATCAGCGCTTTCCACAA TGCACATGACCTATCAAAGTGGGATCTCTTCACCAGCAACTACAGGCTGCTCAACACAGGTCTGCAGAACGGGGATATGCCTGAACAG ATTGTGATTCACGCAATGCAGTGCACGCATTACATCATCCTGTGGCATCTAGCGAAGGTTTCAGACGGCAGTTCATTAAAG GGTGACATGGTGACCCTGAGAAAGCAAATGAGAGCTTTCTGCTTAATGTGTCAGCGTTACCTAAACGGCATCAACAACGCAGTTAAAGAACAG GCCTTCACCATACTATGTGATCTGCTATTGATCTTCAGTCACCAAATTATGTCTTCAGGCCGGGAACAACTGGAGCCTCTGGTCTATACGCCAGACTCCTCTTTGCAGGCAGATCTGCTCAACTTCATTCTGGATCAAGTGTTCATTGATCAGGATGACGACAATAACAGCACAG ACGGACAGCAAGATGATGAAGCCAGTAAAATTGAGGCTCTGCACAAGCGAAGAAACCTCCTAGCTGCctattgcaaattaatcgttTACAACGTGGTGGAAATGAACACCGGAGCAGATATATTTAAACAGTATATGAGG TATTACAATGATTATGGAGACATCATCAAGGAAACAATGAGTAAAACAAGACAAATCGACAGAGTACAATGTGCAAAGACACTTGTCTTGAGCCTGCAGACG ttaTTCAATGACATGTTGTCTGAACTTGGCTTCAATGTCGACCGCTCAACATCAGCCTTCTGTGGCATAAAAGAGCTCGCCCGACGCTTCTCATTGACTTTTGGCTTGGATCAGGTGAAGACCAGGGAGGCTATTGCCATGTTACATAA GGATGGAATTGAGTTTGCTTTTAAGGAACCTAGTCCCCAAGGACAGGGGTATCCACCTCTCAATCTAGCCTTTTTGGATATCCTGAGCGAGTTCTCCAGCAAACTAATGCGGCAGGACAAGAGAACAAT TCACGCGTACCTGGAGCGATTCATGACGGTTCAGATGGCCCTGCAGCGAGAGGACTGCTGGCTGCCCCTCATCTCATACAGGAACTCCTTGCAGGCTGGAGGGGACGATGACACCATGTCTGTCATCAGTGGGATCAGCAGTCGAGGGTCCACCAGGAGTAAGAAGTCCAAGCCAGCTGCTGCTAGCAAAAGGAAATTGCCTGAAG CAGAAgagaacagctgcagcagcagtgatGCAGTTTGGATGAGCCGCGAGCAGAACGTGCAGACGCCAGTGATGATGCATTCGCCCCACCTTACTTCTGCTGTACTGAGGGATCCAAAGACGATGAGGCCAGAGGACAGCTACGCGGCCGCATTCACCATGCCAACAGAGCAGCATCCCCATCAGCCTGTGCCTCCCCAGCAGCAGCCACACAATCACCACCAGGCTGCTATTGATTACAA TACCCAGGTTACTTGGATGTTGACACAGAGGCAACAAGCTGAAGCCTGTCAGCAGCAAGAGCGGGTTAGCATGCACTACGCCAAGATGAAGAACCACATGCAGCAAACAAT TCGTCGAGGCTCAGGACTCatggaggatgatgaggagCCAATAGTGGAggacgtgatgatgtcatcagaggACCGTTTGGAGGACATCAATGAGGGCATGGATTTTGACACAATGGACATCGATTTG CCGGCATCAAAGAATCGCAGAGAAAGAACTGAACTAAAGCCGGACTACTTTGATCCATCTTCCATCATGGATGATTCG GTTCTCAATGTTTCAATGTTCTAA
- the stag2a gene encoding cohesin subunit SA-2a isoform X2 has translation MIAAQDLHTEFQFPQEAESQLSSDTDLEDLDGKNAKTGKGMAAKKRKKALGDKAKGGGGGRAPGLGRVNGHHQENGMENMTLFEVVKMGKSATQSVVDDWIEAYKNDKDVALLDLINFFIQCSGCKGAVSGEMFRHMQNSEIIRKMTEEFDEDSGDYPLTMSGPQWKKFRISFADFIAVLVRQCQYSIIYDEYMMDTLISLLTGLSDSQVRAFRHTSTLAAMKLMTALVNVALNLSINMDNTQRQYEAERNKVVAKRANDRLELLLQKRKELQENQDEIENMMNAIFKGVFVHRYRDAIAEIRAICIEEIGMWMKLYSDAFLNDSYLKYVGWTMHDKQGEVRLKCLNALQGLFYSRELGARLELFTSRFKDRIVSMTLDKEYDVAVQAIKLLTLVLQSSDEVLTAEDCESVYHLVYSAHRPIAVSAGEFLFKKLFSHRGPEEEGLPRRGRQSLNGSLLKTTVFFFLESELHEHGAYLVDSLWDCGSELLKDWETMISLLLDEPVPGEEALTDRQETALVEIMLCAIRQACECHPPVGRGTGKRVLSAKEKKTQLDDRTRITEMFAVALPLLLAKYCVDIDKVTNLLQIPKYFDLDIYTTGRLEKHLDALLRQIWEVQDKHTDTEVLEACSTTYHSLCNEEFTIFNRVDIARSQLLDELTDKFNRLLEDFLQEGEEPDEDDAYQVLSTLKKISAFHNAHDLSKWDLFTSNYRLLNTGLQNGDMPEQIVIHAMQCTHYIILWHLAKVSDGSSLKGDMVTLRKQMRAFCLMCQRYLNGINNAVKEQAFTILCDLLLIFSHQIMSSGREQLEPLVYTPDSSLQADLLNFILDQVFIDQDDDNNSTDGQQDDEASKIEALHKRRNLLAAYCKLIVYNVVEMNTGADIFKQYMRYYNDYGDIIKETMSKTRQIDRVQCAKTLVLSLQTLFNDMLSELGFNVDRSTSAFCGIKELARRFSLTFGLDQVKTREAIAMLHKDGIEFAFKEPSPQGQGYPPLNLAFLDILSEFSSKLMRQDKRTIHAYLERFMTVQMALQREDCWLPLISYRNSLQAGGDDDTMSVISGISSRGSTRSKKSKPAAASKRKLPEEENSCSSSDAVWMSREQNVQTPVMMHSPHLTSAVLRDPKTMRPEDSYAAAFTMPTEQHPHQPVPPQQQPHNHHQAAIDYNTQVTWMLTQRQQAEACQQQERVSMHYAKMKNHMQQTIRRGSGLMEDDEEPIVEDVMMSSEDRLEDINEGMDFDTMDIDLPASKNRRERTELKPDYFDPSSIMDDSVLNVSMF, from the exons ATGATAGCAGCGCAGGATTTGCACACAGAGTTTCAATTTCCTCA AGAGGCAGAATCTCAGTTGTCTTCAGATACTGACCTTGAGGATCTTGATGGCAAAAATGCAAAGACAGGAAAGGGCATG GCTGCCAAGAAAAGGAAGAAGGCGCTTGGAGACAAGGCCAAaggtgggggaggagggagggccCCCGGCCTTGGCAGGGTGAATGGCCATCATCAGGAGAACGGGATGGAGAACATGACCCTGTTCGAGGTGGTGAAAATGGGAAAGAGTGCCACACAG TCTGTTGTTGATGACTGGATCGAGGCATACAAAAACGACAAGGACGTTGCACTCTTGGACTTAATCAACTTCTTCATTCAATGTTCTGGCTGTAAAG GCGCTGTGAGTGGAGAGATGTTCAGACATATGCAGAACTCCGAAATCATCCGAAAAATGACAGAGGAGTTTGATGAG GACAGCGGCGACTATCCATTAACTATGTCAGGACCACAGTGGAAGAAATTCAGGATAAGCTTCGCTGACTTCATTGCTGTTCTGGTGCGTCAGTGTCAGTACAGCATCATCTACGACGAGTACATGATGGACACACTCATCTCGCTGCTCACCGGCCTGTCTGACTCACAGGTCAGGGCGTTCAGACATACAAGCACACTAGCAG CCATGAAGTTGATGACGGCCTTGGTGAACGTTGCTCTCAACCTGAGCATCAATATGGACAACACGCAGAGACAGTATGAGGCGGAGAGGAACAAGGTTGTTGCAAAAAGGGCTAATGATAGGTTGGAGCTCCTGTTACAGAAGCGTAAAGAG CTTCAAGAAAATCAAGATGAAAttgaaaacatgatgaatgcaATTTTCAAAGGAGTGTTTGTTCACAGATATCG CGATGCCATTGCTGAGATCCGAGCCATTTGTATTGAGGAGATAGGAATGTGGATGAAGCTGTACAGTGACGCCTTCCTCAATGACAGTTACCTGAAGTATGTTGGCTGGACAATGCATGACAAG CAAGGTGAAGTGCGACTGAAGTGCTTGAATGCCCTACAAGGCCTGTTCTACAGCAGGGAGCTCGGTGCACGACTGGAGCTCTTCACAAGTCGCTTCAAG GACCGCATTGTGTCGATGACTCTAGACAAGGAATATGATGTTGCAGTTCAAGCCATTAAACTTCTGACACTTGTCTTGCA GAGTAGTGATGAGGTTCTGACAGCAGAGGACTGTGAGAGCGTATATCATCTGGTTTACTCGGCACATCGACCCATCGCTGTTTCAGCGGGAGAATTTCTGTTTAAGAA GCTCTTCAGCCATCGTGGTCCTGAGGAGGAGGGATTACCCAGGAGGGGCAGGCAGAGCCTCAATGGCAGTCTTCTCAAGACaactgtcttcttcttcttggagaGTGAG CTCCATGAACATGGGGCGTACTTGGTGGATAGCTTGTGGGACTGTGGGTCAGAGCTGCTGAAGGACTGGGAGACAATGATCAGCCTGCTGCTGGATGAGCCCGTGCCAGGAGAGGAGG CCCTCACTGATCGCCAGGAAACGGCTTTGGTTGAGATCATGCTCTGTGCCATCCGGCAGGCTTGCGAATGCCACCCTCCGGTGGGCAGAGGCACAGGAAAGAGG GTCCTGTCTGcaaaggagaagaaaacacagctGGATGATCGGACACGGATCACAGAAATGTTTGCAGTTGCATTGCCTCTGCTATTGGCTAAG TACTGCGTTGATATCGATAAGGTGACCAATTTGCTACAAATACCAAAGTACTTTGATCTTGACATCTACACAACTGGCCGGTTGGAAAAG CATCTGGATGCCTTGTTGCGGCAAATCTGGGAGGTCCAGGATAAGCACACAGACACTGAGGTCCTGGAGGCCTGCTCCACCACCTACCACTCTCTCTGCAACGAAGAGTTCACCATCTTCAACCGCGTGGACATCGCCCGCTCCCAGCTTCTcgatgagcttacagacaagTTCAATAGACTCCTGGAGGACTTCCTGCAAGAG GGTGAAGAACCAGATGAGGATGATGCCTACCAGGTTCTATCTACACTCAAGAAGATCAGCGCTTTCCACAA TGCACATGACCTATCAAAGTGGGATCTCTTCACCAGCAACTACAGGCTGCTCAACACAGGTCTGCAGAACGGGGATATGCCTGAACAG ATTGTGATTCACGCAATGCAGTGCACGCATTACATCATCCTGTGGCATCTAGCGAAGGTTTCAGACGGCAGTTCATTAAAG GGTGACATGGTGACCCTGAGAAAGCAAATGAGAGCTTTCTGCTTAATGTGTCAGCGTTACCTAAACGGCATCAACAACGCAGTTAAAGAACAG GCCTTCACCATACTATGTGATCTGCTATTGATCTTCAGTCACCAAATTATGTCTTCAGGCCGGGAACAACTGGAGCCTCTGGTCTATACGCCAGACTCCTCTTTGCAGGCAGATCTGCTCAACTTCATTCTGGATCAAGTGTTCATTGATCAGGATGACGACAATAACAGCACAG ACGGACAGCAAGATGATGAAGCCAGTAAAATTGAGGCTCTGCACAAGCGAAGAAACCTCCTAGCTGCctattgcaaattaatcgttTACAACGTGGTGGAAATGAACACCGGAGCAGATATATTTAAACAGTATATGAGG TATTACAATGATTATGGAGACATCATCAAGGAAACAATGAGTAAAACAAGACAAATCGACAGAGTACAATGTGCAAAGACACTTGTCTTGAGCCTGCAGACG ttaTTCAATGACATGTTGTCTGAACTTGGCTTCAATGTCGACCGCTCAACATCAGCCTTCTGTGGCATAAAAGAGCTCGCCCGACGCTTCTCATTGACTTTTGGCTTGGATCAGGTGAAGACCAGGGAGGCTATTGCCATGTTACATAA GGATGGAATTGAGTTTGCTTTTAAGGAACCTAGTCCCCAAGGACAGGGGTATCCACCTCTCAATCTAGCCTTTTTGGATATCCTGAGCGAGTTCTCCAGCAAACTAATGCGGCAGGACAAGAGAACAAT TCACGCGTACCTGGAGCGATTCATGACGGTTCAGATGGCCCTGCAGCGAGAGGACTGCTGGCTGCCCCTCATCTCATACAGGAACTCCTTGCAGGCTGGAGGGGACGATGACACCATGTCTGTCATCAGTGGGATCAGCAGTCGAGGGTCCACCAGGAGTAAGAAGTCCAAGCCAGCTGCTGCTAGCAAAAGGAAATTGCCTGAAG AAgagaacagctgcagcagcagtgatGCAGTTTGGATGAGCCGCGAGCAGAACGTGCAGACGCCAGTGATGATGCATTCGCCCCACCTTACTTCTGCTGTACTGAGGGATCCAAAGACGATGAGGCCAGAGGACAGCTACGCGGCCGCATTCACCATGCCAACAGAGCAGCATCCCCATCAGCCTGTGCCTCCCCAGCAGCAGCCACACAATCACCACCAGGCTGCTATTGATTACAA TACCCAGGTTACTTGGATGTTGACACAGAGGCAACAAGCTGAAGCCTGTCAGCAGCAAGAGCGGGTTAGCATGCACTACGCCAAGATGAAGAACCACATGCAGCAAACAAT TCGTCGAGGCTCAGGACTCatggaggatgatgaggagCCAATAGTGGAggacgtgatgatgtcatcagaggACCGTTTGGAGGACATCAATGAGGGCATGGATTTTGACACAATGGACATCGATTTG CCGGCATCAAAGAATCGCAGAGAAAGAACTGAACTAAAGCCGGACTACTTTGATCCATCTTCCATCATGGATGATTCG GTTCTCAATGTTTCAATGTTCTAA
- the epd gene encoding ependymin has protein sequence MYAAITLFVFMCLAATTHAEHHQPCHSPNMTGLMTVISLKSGVTSLGAFTYDSMGKKLRFRSNDSFPANTSLSLDLLMFFDEGIFYEIDSKNQSCEKKALQCTQHPLDIPDDAKFMAIVSSGNPSIEGEGLKVNVWTGPMTGMKGKYSMSVTMGCLPVCTFYFHDTSSFIVSLMDVELEIKDPDLLAVPSFCLGQPLEETPEGTVHSFLNEFM, from the exons ATGTATGCAGCTATTACGCTCTTCGTCTTCATGTGCTTGGCCGCCACCACCCATGCAGAACACCATCAGCCTTGTC ATTCACCCAATATGACAGGACTCATGACTGTG ATATCCCTGAAGAGTGGAGTGACATCGCTTGGTGCATTCACTTACGATTCTATGGGCAAGAAACTACGGTTCAGATCAAACGACAGCTTCCCTGCGAACACATCACTCAGTCTGGATCTGCTGATGTTTTTCGATGAG GGGATATTCTACGAGATTGACAGCAAAAACCAGAGCTGTGAGAAAAAAGCATTGCAATGCACCCAGCACCCTTTAGATATCCCCGATGATGCAAAGTTCATGGCTATTGTAAGCAGTGGGAATCCATCCATTGAAGGGGAGGGATTAAAAGTCAATGTATGGACAGGACCAATGACAGGCATGAAAG GCAAGTATTCCATGTCTGTAACCATGGGGTGTTTGCCAGTGTGCACGTTCTACTTCCATGACACCTCATCATTCATAGTCAG CCTCATGGATGTTGAGCTCGAGATCAAGGATCCTGATCTCCTGGCGGTGCCTTCCTTTTGTCTGGGCCAGCCTTTGGAGGAGACACCTGAAGGGACAGTCCACAGCTTCCTCAACGAGTTCATGTAG